A single Gemmatimonadota bacterium DNA region contains:
- a CDS encoding formate/nitrite transporter family protein — MSATPEPKSEPSEDDEAAQTHAPQQPLDTTTPATGTRLSAAEIHENVRVVAEEEMRRPARDLGWSALAAGLTIGFSFLAAAYLTLWVPAAYAPAAIAVGYPLGFIFVVQARNQLFTENTLEPVIPFLQRRDRRTFGRLLRLWVIVLVGNLIGAAIFATLAARTPLLDDPMQRALLDVAKYGTNGGFALVIYRAIFGGWLIALMAWLVSSTRATGTQVLYIWITTAPIAAFGFRHSIAGAVEAFYLALIGAASWSAMLGGFLVPAIIGNVIGGVVLVAMLNHGQVTSDAQ; from the coding sequence GTGAGCGCCACGCCGGAGCCAAAATCCGAGCCGTCGGAGGATGACGAAGCGGCGCAGACTCACGCGCCGCAGCAGCCCCTCGACACCACGACTCCGGCGACCGGCACTCGCCTCTCCGCGGCGGAAATCCACGAGAACGTTCGCGTTGTCGCGGAGGAGGAAATGCGGCGACCTGCGCGCGACCTGGGATGGTCGGCACTGGCGGCCGGCCTTACAATCGGCTTCAGCTTTCTCGCAGCAGCATACCTCACGCTCTGGGTTCCGGCGGCGTATGCACCCGCTGCGATCGCTGTGGGATATCCGCTCGGGTTCATCTTCGTCGTGCAGGCACGCAATCAGCTATTCACCGAGAACACGCTCGAGCCGGTCATACCCTTTCTGCAACGACGCGACAGAAGGACGTTTGGGCGCTTGCTGCGGTTGTGGGTGATCGTACTGGTTGGCAATCTCATTGGCGCAGCGATATTCGCCACGCTCGCCGCCAGAACACCACTGTTGGACGACCCGATGCAGCGCGCACTGCTCGATGTGGCGAAGTACGGTACCAACGGCGGCTTCGCTCTGGTCATATACCGCGCGATATTCGGCGGCTGGCTCATCGCGCTCATGGCGTGGCTGGTATCGTCGACGCGTGCGACCGGAACGCAGGTGCTTTACATCTGGATAACGACCGCTCCGATTGCGGCGTTCGGGTTTCGTCACTCGATTGCAGGTGCGGTCGAGGCATTCTACCTTGCATTGATCGGTGCGGCCAGCTGGAGCGCGATGCTCGGCGGCTTTCTCGTTCCGGCAATAATCGGGAACGTCATTGGCGGCGTCGTGCTCGTTGCGATGTTGAATCACGGACAGGTAACGTCCGACGCACAGTAA
- a CDS encoding alkene reductase — protein MLLLEPYHLGPITMSNRMVMCPLTRNRAPGGIPNALMAQYYTQRATAGLIITEGTQVSALGQGYQDTPGIYTDAQRDGWRIVTDAVHHAGGRIFAQLWHVGRVSHAYYHGQQPVAPSAIPPAGKAYTPDGMRDFETPRALASEDVPGVVAEFRRGAEVAREAGFDGVELHGANGYLIDQFFQTGTNQRTDKYGGSPANRTRFLLEILDAVSSVWPSERVGVRVSPAGGSNGIHDADPVETFSHVAAVLNDRGLAYVHVVEAPVGTTGPDERQVCSTALVRESYGGTLITASGYTPETAERALENHCADLVAFGRLFLANPDLVERVKRGAPLNEPDRATFYTGGPHGYIDYPTMAG, from the coding sequence ATGCTTCTTCTCGAACCATATCATCTCGGGCCCATCACGATGTCGAACCGCATGGTGATGTGTCCACTCACGCGTAATCGCGCGCCGGGTGGGATCCCCAACGCGCTGATGGCGCAGTACTATACGCAACGCGCGACCGCGGGCCTGATCATCACCGAAGGGACGCAGGTCAGTGCGCTCGGACAGGGTTATCAGGACACGCCGGGCATCTACACCGACGCGCAGCGGGATGGGTGGCGAATCGTGACGGACGCAGTGCATCACGCTGGCGGCAGGATCTTCGCGCAGCTCTGGCACGTCGGGCGCGTGTCGCATGCGTATTACCACGGACAGCAACCAGTCGCCCCCTCCGCGATTCCACCCGCCGGCAAGGCATACACACCCGACGGAATGAGGGACTTCGAAACGCCGCGCGCGCTGGCATCGGAGGACGTGCCCGGCGTTGTGGCCGAATTTCGGCGCGGCGCCGAGGTTGCGCGCGAGGCAGGCTTCGATGGCGTCGAGCTGCACGGCGCCAACGGATATCTGATCGATCAGTTCTTTCAGACCGGAACCAATCAACGTACGGATAAGTACGGTGGCAGTCCGGCCAATCGTACCCGCTTTCTACTCGAGATACTCGACGCGGTGTCTTCGGTCTGGCCGAGCGAGCGTGTGGGAGTGCGCGTGTCACCCGCGGGCGGATCGAACGGAATTCATGACGCGGATCCGGTGGAGACGTTTTCACATGTCGCAGCCGTGCTTAACGATCGCGGACTTGCGTATGTGCACGTCGTCGAAGCACCGGTTGGTACGACTGGTCCGGACGAGAGACAGGTCTGTTCGACAGCCCTCGTGCGCGAATCGTACGGCGGGACGCTGATCACTGCGAGCGGCTACACACCGGAAACCGCGGAGCGTGCGCTGGAGAACCACTGCGCCGATCTCGTGGCGTTCGGGCGGCTGTTCCTTGCGAATCCGGATCTCGTCGAGCGCGTGAAGCGAGGCGCTCCACTTAACGAGCCGGATCGCGCAACGTTCTACACGGGCGGACCGCACGGATACATCGACTACCCGACGATGGCGGGATAA
- a CDS encoding DUF4142 domain-containing protein has product MHVDPSRYVGLATLAACAVLGGCKAKENPAADTTSAMSATTGDTSAMGGAAKAADTTAGAAGAALSDANIAALVDEVNMGDSTLAASALPKLTSTGAKDFAKLMMGEHHALHLRGMQVEKAQNITPALPTVDPFKPAVDAEQTALGPLSKGTAYDSTYIAQEIGIHQAVLDWAGKNTPQDAAYQKYLKSAGSVYQNHLDKGLALQKKMSGAKT; this is encoded by the coding sequence ATGCACGTTGATCCATCGCGATACGTCGGTCTTGCGACGCTCGCTGCGTGCGCGGTGCTCGGCGGATGCAAGGCGAAGGAGAATCCCGCCGCAGACACGACGTCGGCAATGAGCGCGACGACAGGCGACACGTCTGCCATGGGTGGAGCGGCGAAGGCTGCGGACACGACGGCGGGAGCCGCTGGTGCTGCGTTGTCGGATGCCAACATTGCCGCACTGGTCGATGAAGTGAACATGGGAGACAGCACGCTCGCGGCTTCGGCGCTCCCCAAGCTCACCAGCACAGGGGCTAAGGACTTTGCCAAGTTGATGATGGGCGAGCACCATGCGCTCCACCTTCGGGGCATGCAGGTCGAGAAGGCCCAGAACATCACGCCAGCGCTACCGACGGTGGACCCCTTCAAGCCGGCCGTCGACGCCGAGCAGACGGCGCTCGGCCCGCTGTCGAAGGGCACGGCGTACGACTCGACCTACATCGCGCAGGAAATCGGAATCCATCAGGCCGTACTTGACTGGGCGGGGAAGAATACTCCCCAGGACGCCGCCTATCAGAAGTACCTGAAGTCAGCCGGCTCGGTGTATCAGAATCATCTGGATAAGGGGCTCGCGCTTCAGAAAAAGATGAGCGGCGCCAAAACTTAG
- a CDS encoding mercuric reductase, whose product MAIDARLPVHRRWFATCGLPWRLAELNTSSAPQDAFERERLDNVRPPDWRNPRPADRYGLVVIGSGTAGQVAAYEAAALGARVALIEHGLFGGNCLNVGCVPSKSIIRTSRLYAEMRNGEQYGAQVPLDIRVDFAAVMRRMRGIRARISREESVRRLVAANVDVFFGDARFTGSDTLAVDGTRLRFKKALVATGARPDTPSIPGLAEAGYLTNETVFNLTEAPRRLLVIGGGPLGCEMAQAFCRLGVETIIAQERPLFLPREERDAAQILADSFARDGMEVRLNARAVGVRVEHGQKVVDLVTDGETSTVTVDAILTGTGRVPNVDELNLEAAGVSYDNTIGVHVDDFLRTGNRRIYAAGDACLADKFNHTADASARLAVRNALLSGRQRVSAFVIPWCTYTDPEIAHVGLYVRQALERKIPVRTFTIPMHDVDRAITDDDEMGFVKIHVKERTDRILGATIVARHAGEMINEITLAMVAGIGLETIARTMHSYGTQAEGIKLAADAFSRTRVRRGIPSLLRRWLQR is encoded by the coding sequence ATGGCAATTGATGCGCGGCTGCCCGTACATCGTCGCTGGTTTGCGACGTGCGGGCTTCCGTGGCGGCTGGCTGAGTTGAATACGAGTAGCGCTCCGCAGGACGCGTTCGAGCGCGAGCGATTGGACAACGTGCGTCCGCCGGACTGGCGCAATCCACGGCCGGCGGATCGTTACGGCCTCGTGGTCATCGGCAGCGGTACTGCAGGTCAGGTCGCCGCGTACGAAGCTGCGGCGCTGGGCGCGCGAGTCGCATTGATCGAGCACGGCTTGTTTGGCGGCAACTGCCTCAACGTCGGCTGCGTGCCGTCCAAGTCCATCATTCGCACGTCGCGTCTATACGCGGAGATGCGCAATGGAGAGCAGTACGGCGCACAGGTGCCGCTCGACATTCGCGTCGATTTCGCTGCGGTGATGCGACGAATGCGCGGAATACGAGCACGCATCAGTCGTGAAGAATCGGTGCGCCGACTGGTCGCTGCGAACGTGGATGTGTTCTTCGGCGATGCACGCTTTACTGGTTCTGACACGCTGGCAGTGGATGGAACTCGACTTCGCTTCAAAAAGGCCCTCGTCGCGACCGGAGCGCGGCCCGACACACCGTCGATTCCGGGTCTCGCCGAAGCCGGCTACCTCACCAACGAGACCGTCTTCAATCTCACTGAGGCGCCGCGCCGACTACTGGTCATCGGTGGCGGGCCGCTCGGCTGCGAAATGGCGCAGGCGTTCTGCCGCCTTGGCGTGGAGACCATCATCGCGCAGGAGCGTCCGTTGTTTCTTCCGCGGGAGGAACGTGACGCGGCGCAGATTCTGGCGGATTCGTTCGCGCGTGATGGCATGGAGGTGCGGCTCAACGCCAGGGCCGTCGGTGTCAGGGTGGAACATGGGCAGAAGGTCGTCGATCTGGTAACCGACGGCGAGACGAGCACAGTAACAGTCGATGCGATCCTGACCGGCACCGGACGTGTACCCAATGTCGATGAGCTGAACCTGGAGGCCGCCGGCGTGAGCTATGACAATACGATCGGCGTACACGTGGACGATTTCCTGCGGACTGGCAACCGGCGGATCTACGCTGCCGGGGATGCCTGCCTCGCGGACAAGTTCAACCACACCGCCGATGCGTCGGCGCGCCTTGCAGTTCGGAACGCACTATTGTCCGGCCGCCAACGGGTCAGCGCATTCGTGATTCCATGGTGCACGTACACCGATCCGGAAATCGCGCACGTCGGCCTTTACGTGCGCCAGGCCTTAGAGCGAAAGATTCCAGTCAGGACATTCACCATACCGATGCACGATGTGGATCGCGCTATCACGGATGATGACGAGATGGGATTCGTGAAGATTCACGTGAAGGAGCGAACCGATCGGATACTTGGCGCGACCATTGTCGCCCGCCATGCGGGCGAGATGATCAACGAGATTACCCTGGCGATGGTCGCCGGGATCGGGCTTGAAACGATCGCCCGTACCATGCACTCGTACGGCACCCAGGCTGAGGGAATCAAACTCGCAGCGGACGCGTTCAGCCGCACGCGTGTGAGGCGAGGGATCCCATCCCTGCTTCGACGCTGGCTCCAGAGATGA
- a CDS encoding transketolase, producing MDDLLSRASELGAQLRVDSIRCTTAADSGHPTSSMSAADLMAVLLIKYLKYDWVHPHSPGNDRLIFSKGHASPLLYSMYKAAAVITDEELLSLRKFGSRLEGHPKPLQSAESHGAPQGLPWVDTATGSLGQGLPVGIGMALNGKCVDKLPFNVWVLLGDSEMAEGSIWEAFDKAGHYKLDNVIAILDMNRLGQRGPTDLGWDAPAYAERARAFGWHAIEIDGHDIEAVDRAYTEALAQTGQPTCIVAKTVKGSGVSLVANKNGWHGKPLDPDQAKHAIEELGGERHITVSVAKPESVPPAARPPAKPLKLPVYEVGTEESARQAFGDALVAIGANRPDVVVLDGEVSNSTFTEEFNAAYPDRFFEMYIAEQQLVAAAVGFAALGKTAFAATFAAFFSRAFDQIRMAAVSGVSIRLCGTHPGVSIGEDGPSQMALEDMAMMRAVHGSTVLYPCDANQTAHLVTAMADLSGISYLRATRGKLPVIYPSSERFPIGGSKVLRRSEADQATIVAAGVTVHESLRAYEQLASEGIQVRVIDAYSVKPIDVEALHEAARVPGGCTVVVEDHWSEGGLGDAVLGALADAPEIPYRVIKLAVRAMPTSGKPAELLSAAGIDAEHIAQAVRMAL from the coding sequence ATGGACGATTTGCTCTCACGCGCATCAGAGCTGGGAGCCCAGCTCAGAGTCGATAGCATCAGATGCACGACGGCCGCTGACTCGGGCCATCCAACGTCGTCGATGTCGGCCGCGGATCTCATGGCCGTACTTCTGATCAAATACTTGAAGTACGACTGGGTTCATCCGCACAGCCCTGGCAACGACCGCCTCATCTTCTCCAAGGGTCACGCCAGCCCGCTGCTCTACTCCATGTACAAGGCGGCCGCCGTCATCACGGACGAAGAGCTGTTGTCGTTGCGCAAGTTCGGCAGCCGTCTCGAAGGACATCCAAAACCATTGCAGAGCGCGGAATCCCACGGCGCGCCACAAGGGCTGCCATGGGTCGATACCGCCACCGGTTCGCTCGGACAGGGCCTGCCAGTGGGCATCGGCATGGCGCTCAACGGAAAATGCGTCGACAAACTGCCGTTCAACGTGTGGGTGTTGCTGGGCGACAGCGAAATGGCCGAAGGCTCTATCTGGGAAGCATTCGACAAGGCTGGCCACTACAAGCTGGATAACGTGATAGCGATCCTGGACATGAATCGCCTGGGTCAGCGTGGACCGACCGATCTCGGCTGGGACGCACCCGCTTATGCGGAACGCGCGCGCGCCTTCGGATGGCACGCAATCGAGATTGACGGCCACGACATCGAAGCGGTCGATCGTGCATACACGGAAGCCCTCGCACAAACAGGGCAGCCGACGTGCATCGTCGCGAAGACGGTAAAGGGGTCAGGTGTCTCGCTGGTCGCGAACAAGAACGGCTGGCATGGCAAGCCGCTCGATCCAGACCAGGCGAAACACGCCATCGAGGAGCTTGGCGGTGAGCGGCACATCACGGTGAGTGTTGCGAAGCCCGAGTCAGTGCCGCCAGCGGCGCGACCACCAGCCAAGCCGTTGAAACTGCCTGTTTATGAAGTCGGTACCGAAGAATCCGCGCGACAGGCGTTTGGAGACGCGCTCGTCGCTATTGGCGCCAACCGCCCGGACGTTGTGGTGCTCGACGGCGAGGTGTCGAATTCAACATTCACGGAGGAATTCAACGCCGCGTACCCGGATCGATTCTTCGAGATGTACATCGCAGAGCAACAACTCGTCGCTGCCGCCGTCGGCTTCGCTGCTCTGGGGAAGACGGCATTCGCTGCAACCTTCGCCGCCTTCTTCAGCCGCGCGTTCGATCAGATTCGCATGGCCGCGGTGTCGGGCGTGAGCATTCGCCTCTGCGGGACGCACCCCGGTGTCAGCATCGGCGAGGACGGCCCCTCGCAGATGGCTCTGGAAGACATGGCTATGATGCGAGCAGTCCACGGCAGCACGGTGCTGTATCCGTGCGATGCCAACCAGACCGCGCATCTCGTGACAGCCATGGCGGATCTGTCCGGCATTTCGTACCTGCGCGCAACCCGCGGCAAGTTGCCGGTGATCTATCCATCGAGCGAAAGGTTCCCGATCGGCGGCAGCAAGGTGCTTCGACGTTCGGAAGCAGATCAGGCGACAATCGTGGCGGCGGGCGTCACCGTGCACGAGAGTCTGCGCGCGTACGAGCAGCTCGCGTCAGAAGGCATCCAGGTGCGAGTTATCGATGCGTATTCTGTCAAACCGATCGACGTGGAGGCACTGCACGAAGCCGCGCGCGTGCCGGGAGGTTGCACTGTCGTGGTGGAAGATCACTGGAGCGAGGGCGGCCTCGGCGACGCTGTACTGGGTGCGCTGGCGGACGCGCCGGAAATTCCCTACAGGGTGATCAAGCTGGCAGTGCGCGCGATGCCGACATCGGGGAAACCGGCGGAGCTGCTGAGCGCCGCTGGGATCGATGCGGAGCACATCGCGCAGGCGGTAAGGATGGCACTCTGA
- a CDS encoding molybdopterin-dependent oxidoreductase, with amino-acid sequence MLDFPLWLRATHFLNLLFVSLLVRSGLEILSAHPKLYWNDDCTPGSEWLRLTRKRMPANELWTSRDEEESFSSWIALPGRRNLGLGRHWHFLADAGWLLTGLLYVLMLFVTPEWRRLVPTSWSIIPGAFHALQSYVSLHLVVTPGRYNPLEQLAYFSVVFLLSPLAIATGLAMSPSIAARFPWYIRIFRGRQAARSIHFLCLCAFLAFSAAHLAMVILHGEVSQMALIVLGDVRHVHGALGLIVGLAGLGGVILIHILATWYSLRYPRMVQRRTQAVTDRLRHALFGHGRSAQQYSPSETSPYFRVNGRPPAEAEYAAMAREGFVNFVLEVDGLVEHPLRLSLEELRRWPKQTQITKHDCIQGWSAVASWGGVSLASIMERCRPLEAARYLVFHALDDKATSEPDAAGPGQFYGTIAIEVASDPQTILAYEMNGDTLPVPHGAPLRVRVETQLGFAMVKYVRRIEFVHDYKHIGAGQGGWREDHQYYSQEAGI; translated from the coding sequence ATGCTCGACTTTCCGCTCTGGCTGCGCGCGACGCACTTCCTCAACCTGCTGTTCGTATCGCTCCTGGTACGCAGCGGGCTGGAAATACTGAGCGCGCATCCCAAGCTCTACTGGAATGACGACTGCACACCGGGAAGCGAATGGCTCCGGCTCACGCGCAAACGCATGCCGGCAAACGAGCTCTGGACGTCGCGCGACGAGGAGGAGTCGTTCTCGTCGTGGATTGCGCTGCCGGGCCGCAGGAATCTCGGACTCGGGCGGCACTGGCACTTCCTCGCAGACGCCGGTTGGCTGCTCACCGGTCTGCTGTACGTTCTGATGCTCTTCGTCACACCGGAGTGGCGGCGGCTGGTTCCGACGTCCTGGTCCATAATTCCGGGCGCCTTTCACGCGCTTCAGTCGTACGTGAGCTTGCATCTGGTGGTCACGCCAGGCCGCTACAATCCTCTGGAACAGCTTGCGTATTTCTCGGTGGTCTTCCTGCTGTCGCCGCTCGCAATCGCCACGGGATTGGCCATGTCGCCGTCGATCGCAGCGCGCTTTCCGTGGTACATCCGCATCTTTCGTGGCCGGCAGGCAGCTCGCAGCATACACTTCCTGTGCCTGTGCGCGTTTCTGGCGTTCTCTGCTGCACACCTCGCGATGGTGATCCTGCATGGCGAGGTCAGCCAGATGGCGTTGATAGTGCTCGGCGACGTCCGGCACGTGCACGGTGCGCTCGGCCTGATCGTGGGACTCGCTGGGCTTGGCGGAGTCATTCTGATTCACATCCTCGCGACATGGTATTCGCTGCGCTACCCGCGAATGGTGCAGCGCCGCACACAGGCCGTCACGGACCGCTTGCGTCATGCGCTGTTCGGCCACGGTCGCTCGGCGCAACAATATTCGCCATCGGAGACATCACCCTATTTTCGAGTGAATGGACGGCCGCCCGCGGAAGCAGAGTACGCAGCGATGGCTCGGGAAGGGTTCGTCAACTTTGTGCTTGAGGTGGACGGCCTGGTGGAGCATCCGCTGCGCTTGTCACTCGAGGAGCTCCGGCGCTGGCCCAAGCAGACGCAGATCACCAAGCACGATTGCATTCAGGGCTGGTCGGCGGTCGCGAGTTGGGGTGGCGTGTCGCTGGCGAGCATAATGGAACGCTGCCGGCCGCTCGAGGCGGCGCGCTATCTGGTGTTCCATGCGCTGGATGATAAAGCGACTTCGGAGCCGGACGCTGCTGGCCCCGGTCAATTCTACGGAACGATCGCCATCGAGGTCGCGTCCGATCCACAAACCATCCTCGCATATGAGATGAACGGCGACACGTTACCGGTGCCGCATGGTGCCCCGCTTCGCGTGCGTGTGGAGACGCAACTCGGCTTCGCAATGGTGAAGTACGTTCGTCGCATAGAATTCGTGCATGACTACAAGCACATCGGTGCCGGCCAGGGGGGCTGGCGCGAGGACCATCAATACTACAGTCAGGAAGCGGGCATCTGA
- a CDS encoding FAD-dependent oxidoreductase, translating into MPSYKYLIVGGGMTAAAAIGGIRELDLAGSIGVIASEPHPPYNRPPLSKGLWKGAALDSIWRAAADDNLTFHQGRTARNLDAQGKRVTDDRGTVHEFEKLLLATGCRTRTFPFGQDEIIYFRTVDDYERLRSAAGHRDRFAVIGGGFIGSEIAAALAMNGKKVTWIFPDEFVGSRMYPPELAKSLSELYRERGVEIIARAKVTGCESRAGESTLTVHDSQSGADRKIVVDGVVAGIGVQPNVELAQAAGLSVDNGIRVDASLRTDNPDIYAAGDVASIFDPMLEEWRRVEHEDCANTMGAHAGVAMAGRTVSYEHRPFFYSDIFEMGYEAVGEVDSRLDMITDWKTPCKEGVIYYLREGRVRGVLIWNVFGLVDGAKRLIGTATSIHPSVREGRLPT; encoded by the coding sequence ATGCCGAGTTATAAATACCTGATCGTGGGCGGCGGAATGACGGCCGCTGCTGCCATCGGTGGAATCCGCGAGCTGGATCTCGCTGGCTCCATTGGAGTCATCGCGTCCGAGCCGCATCCACCGTACAACCGGCCACCTCTGTCCAAGGGACTCTGGAAGGGCGCGGCTCTGGACAGCATCTGGCGGGCTGCAGCCGACGACAACCTGACGTTCCACCAGGGGCGCACCGCACGCAATCTCGACGCGCAGGGCAAGCGAGTCACGGACGATCGTGGCACCGTGCACGAATTCGAGAAGCTGCTGCTCGCCACGGGATGCAGAACGCGAACTTTTCCATTTGGCCAGGATGAGATCATCTACTTCCGAACCGTCGATGATTACGAGCGGCTACGCAGCGCAGCCGGCCACCGCGATCGCTTCGCCGTAATCGGCGGCGGGTTCATCGGCTCGGAGATCGCGGCCGCGCTGGCAATGAACGGAAAGAAGGTTACGTGGATCTTCCCTGATGAGTTCGTGGGGAGTCGCATGTATCCGCCCGAGCTCGCGAAGTCGCTGAGCGAACTTTACCGCGAGCGAGGCGTTGAAATCATTGCGCGGGCGAAAGTGACCGGCTGCGAATCGCGCGCTGGGGAGTCGACGTTGACGGTTCACGACAGCCAGAGCGGGGCCGATCGGAAGATCGTCGTGGACGGCGTTGTCGCAGGCATAGGCGTTCAACCGAATGTGGAACTGGCTCAGGCTGCCGGCCTCAGCGTCGACAACGGCATCCGCGTCGATGCATCTCTGCGCACTGACAATCCCGATATCTACGCCGCGGGAGATGTCGCGAGCATCTTCGACCCCATGCTCGAGGAATGGCGCCGCGTCGAACATGAGGACTGCGCAAATACCATGGGCGCGCACGCGGGCGTCGCTATGGCTGGACGCACTGTGTCATACGAGCACCGGCCGTTCTTCTATTCCGACATCTTCGAGATGGGCTACGAGGCCGTCGGCGAGGTGGACAGCCGGCTCGACATGATCACTGACTGGAAAACTCCGTGCAAGGAGGGCGTGATCTACTACCTACGCGAAGGGCGCGTGCGTGGGGTGTTGATCTGGAACGTTTTCGGATTGGTGGACGGAGCCAAACGGCTCATTGGCACGGCGACATCGATCCATCCGTCTGTCCGGGAAGGACGGCTTCCGACGTAG
- a CDS encoding protein-L-isoaspartate(D-aspartate) O-methyltransferase: MVAPVAETEYLGARRHLVQLLQEQGIRDLAVLHAIDEVPRHRFVPTGVRHRAYEDSSLPIGSGQTISQPSIHARYLELLHLTGEERVLEIGTGSGYQTALLARMVAQVFSVERIGALLDRARDVLGEIGVRNVSFLLGDGTLGWRQYGPYDAILVSAAAPTVPPAYVEQLAEGGRLLIPLGEREEQVLNVITRRGDALEQVEAGPVRFVPLLGKESWES, from the coding sequence TTGGTGGCGCCGGTAGCCGAAACCGAATACCTCGGCGCTCGACGACATCTCGTGCAGCTGCTGCAGGAGCAGGGCATTCGCGACCTGGCGGTTCTGCACGCGATCGATGAGGTCCCGCGCCACAGATTCGTTCCGACCGGCGTTCGGCACCGCGCCTACGAGGACTCGTCGCTCCCCATCGGCAGCGGCCAGACCATCTCGCAGCCGAGCATTCACGCGCGCTATCTGGAGCTGTTGCACCTCACCGGCGAGGAGCGTGTACTGGAGATCGGGACGGGCTCCGGCTACCAGACCGCGCTTCTCGCACGAATGGTTGCACAGGTGTTTTCCGTGGAGCGGATTGGCGCGCTCCTGGACCGGGCTCGTGACGTTCTGGGCGAGATCGGCGTCCGCAACGTATCCTTCCTGTTGGGAGACGGAACGCTGGGTTGGCGGCAATACGGTCCTTACGACGCGATTCTGGTAAGTGCCGCCGCTCCGACGGTTCCACCCGCATATGTGGAGCAGCTTGCCGAGGGCGGTCGTCTTCTGATCCCGCTCGGCGAGCGTGAGGAGCAGGTCCTCAACGTGATAACTCGGCGCGGTGACGCGCTGGAGCAGGTGGAGGCGGGCCCTGTGCGGTTCGTGCCCCTGCTGGGCAAAGAGAGTTGGGAGAGTTAA
- a CDS encoding glucoamylase family protein has translation MENTDSARMMDEQTLDQLQHDAFSYFVQAVNPVTGLVADTTRENSPCSIAVVGFGLSVYPVAVARGWTPRADAVEHCLKVLRFFRDSDQSGAPDATGYKGFYYHFLSMATGARVWRSELSMVDTALLIAGALTAARYFTASTAAEIELRELVELLYRRIDWRWAQDEHGVIRQGWKPECGFLHYVWQGYNEAIVLYVLALGSPTHPADGSGYEAWTVTYQWENMYDYDVLYAGPLFIHQFSHAWVDLRGIQDRFMREKHSDYFENSRRAIMVQRAYAQRNPNEFAGYDDCCWGLTACDGPNRGMPELAQRLDPRHHLFGYAARGVPFGPDDGTLSGWAVLASLPFAPEIVLRSADTMLERYPGMLSGGRYTSSFNPTLAPNDPDADYDSSSRSSCAWYSTGHFGLDQGILVMMIENHRTGLIWQLMRGCPYIVAGLRRAGFRGGWLS, from the coding sequence ATGGAGAATACTGACTCGGCACGGATGATGGATGAGCAGACACTAGACCAGCTGCAGCACGACGCATTCAGCTATTTCGTGCAGGCCGTGAATCCAGTCACTGGGCTCGTCGCTGATACCACGCGCGAGAACTCTCCGTGCAGCATCGCAGTGGTGGGATTCGGTCTGTCGGTATATCCGGTCGCGGTGGCGCGCGGTTGGACGCCGCGGGCCGACGCGGTGGAGCACTGTCTCAAGGTGCTGCGCTTTTTTCGCGATAGCGATCAGAGCGGCGCCCCGGATGCGACCGGGTACAAGGGCTTCTACTACCACTTCCTGAGCATGGCCACGGGCGCTCGTGTCTGGCGATCCGAACTCTCGATGGTAGACACTGCCCTGTTGATTGCCGGAGCACTGACGGCTGCCCGTTACTTCACCGCGAGTACGGCGGCTGAAATCGAATTGCGCGAACTCGTGGAACTGCTGTACCGGCGTATCGACTGGCGCTGGGCGCAGGACGAGCACGGCGTCATACGCCAGGGCTGGAAGCCGGAATGTGGTTTTCTGCATTACGTGTGGCAGGGTTACAACGAGGCCATCGTGTTGTACGTGCTTGCGCTGGGATCGCCAACGCATCCAGCGGATGGCAGTGGCTACGAGGCGTGGACCGTGACGTACCAGTGGGAGAATATGTACGATTACGATGTGCTGTACGCTGGCCCGTTGTTCATACATCAGTTCTCACACGCGTGGGTTGACTTGCGCGGCATCCAGGATCGCTTCATGCGCGAAAAGCACAGCGACTACTTCGAGAACAGCCGGCGCGCGATCATGGTTCAGCGTGCGTATGCGCAGCGCAATCCCAACGAGTTCGCCGGCTACGACGACTGCTGCTGGGGCCTGACGGCCTGCGATGGTCCCAACCGCGGCATGCCGGAGCTGGCCCAGAGGCTCGATCCACGCCACCACCTGTTTGGCTATGCCGCGCGCGGTGTTCCGTTCGGGCCCGATGACGGAACGTTGAGCGGATGGGCGGTGCTGGCATCGCTCCCCTTCGCGCCGGAGATCGTCTTGCGCAGCGCAGACACAATGTTGGAGCGCTATCCGGGCATGCTCTCCGGCGGCCGTTACACCAGCAGTTTCAATCCGACGCTTGCACCGAATGACCCCGACGCCGATTACGACAGCAGTAGCCGCAGTAGCTGCGCTTGGTATTCCACGGGCCACTTCGGACTCGACCAGGGGATCCTGGTCATGATGATCGAGAACCATCGCACCGGATTGATATGGCAATTGATGCGCGGCTGCCCGTACATCGTCGCTGGTTTGCGACGTGCGGGCTTCCGTGGCGGCTGGCTGAGTTGA